The proteins below are encoded in one region of Clostridium pasteurianum DSM 525 = ATCC 6013:
- a CDS encoding IS110 family transposase, whose translation MSKFFYRPIVGIDVSADFSVVAILAPDGEVYRKPFKIKHNRNGFDYLVDQIKKAEEEFNMKTAIFMESTGVYHLTLFHFLRDTFETCILNPLITNCNKNGDIRKVKNDKKDALTIAKIGKFQNVKYTSAFDIEIYTLKALCRDYYKFTDSKSTFKKKLSTDLKIIFPSYSSVFSNITCKTSIAILKEYSSPKAILNADKNELIDLIRSHSRKGLTYSEKIYKKLIDAAEEAIYIGLKSPSLFVKIMNTISVIETLENQLNNLLNEIHSLMKSNRISEQFKKNVQLIYSIPGIGELTAITIMSEIGNIKGFVKAKHLVAYFGIDPSVNQSGKFNSNKNTMSKRGTRIGRRALYAVALASIRTSRSGEPINKVLLTYYKENLNGKSKKVALVAIMHKLVNYIFSVLRNQKEYEIRDPKIHIKMYLNNGSTTAA comes from the coding sequence ATGAGTAAATTTTTTTATAGACCAATAGTTGGAATCGATGTATCAGCAGACTTTTCAGTAGTTGCTATACTAGCACCTGACGGTGAAGTTTATAGAAAGCCTTTTAAAATTAAGCACAATAGAAATGGTTTTGATTACCTAGTAGATCAAATAAAAAAAGCGGAAGAAGAGTTTAACATGAAAACGGCAATTTTCATGGAATCTACTGGTGTATACCATCTTACTCTTTTCCACTTTCTTAGGGATACATTTGAAACATGTATCTTAAATCCACTCATTACTAATTGTAACAAGAATGGAGACATAAGAAAAGTGAAAAATGATAAAAAAGATGCATTAACCATTGCTAAAATAGGCAAATTTCAAAATGTTAAATATACTTCTGCATTTGATATTGAAATTTATACCTTAAAAGCTCTCTGTAGAGATTACTATAAGTTTACTGATAGTAAATCTACTTTTAAGAAAAAGCTTTCTACCGACTTAAAAATTATTTTTCCTAGCTATAGCTCTGTTTTTTCAAACATTACTTGCAAAACATCAATAGCAATTTTAAAAGAATATTCAAGTCCTAAAGCTATCTTAAATGCTGATAAAAATGAGTTAATAGATCTTATTCGCAGTCATTCAAGAAAAGGACTAACATATAGTGAAAAAATCTATAAAAAGCTAATTGATGCTGCTGAAGAAGCTATTTACATTGGTCTTAAATCGCCTAGCCTGTTTGTAAAAATCATGAACACAATTTCTGTAATAGAAACTTTAGAAAATCAGCTTAACAATTTATTAAATGAAATTCATTCATTGATGAAAAGCAATAGGATTTCAGAGCAATTTAAGAAAAATGTTCAATTGATTTACTCAATACCAGGTATTGGTGAATTAACTGCCATCACAATAATGAGTGAAATAGGCAATATTAAAGGTTTTGTAAAAGCTAAACATTTAGTTGCTTACTTTGGTATTGACCCATCTGTCAATCAATCTGGTAAGTTTAACAGTAATAAAAATACTATGTCTAAACGTGGTACCAGAATAGGCAGAAGAGCCTTATATGCTGTGGCATTAGCATCCATACGAACCAGTAGAAGCGGTGAACCTATAAACAAAGTTTTACTTACCTACTATAAAGAAAACCTAAATGGTAAAAGCAAAAAGGTTGCTTTAGTGGCAATAATGCATAAACTTGTTAATTACATATTCTCCGTCCTAAGGAACCAAAAAGAGTATGAAATACGTGATCCTAAAATACATATTAAAATGTATCTTAATAATGGTTCTACTACAGCAGCCTAA
- the pheA gene encoding prephenate dehydratase: MKDLEELREEIDAIDKQMVALFEKRIEAVLQVAEYKSKNSIPILNAEREKQVIEKNIASLKNKKFSNATENFFKAIMSISRDLEAKDMWQDNNVKKKSYVKGLRYEVKENIANEAENSQITVGFQGVSGSFSEEALNNYFGEKVYTYNFNHFEEVFKALKEGKIKYGILPVENSSTGSISEVYDLLHKYGLYIVAEKCIKISQHLVAMQGAKLEDIEEVYSHPQAFEQSSVFFKDYPEWKLIPYYNTAISAKMVSDRKNKNIAAVASERAAQLYDLNVIKRDINYNNSNYTRFIIVGKELEIEKDSDKISIVISMPHKSGALYSILRNFSESNLNMLMIQSRPIEGKPWDYLFYIDFEGNITENRIMDAVEGIEEKSTYFRLLGNYKSDSFIDINIEKRG; encoded by the coding sequence ATGAAAGACCTAGAGGAACTTCGTGAAGAAATTGATGCTATAGATAAACAGATGGTTGCTCTTTTTGAAAAGAGAATAGAAGCCGTTTTACAGGTAGCAGAATATAAAAGTAAAAATTCCATACCAATTTTAAATGCAGAAAGAGAAAAACAAGTTATAGAAAAAAATATAGCAAGTTTAAAAAATAAAAAATTCAGTAATGCTACAGAGAATTTTTTTAAGGCTATAATGTCTATAAGTAGAGATCTTGAAGCTAAGGATATGTGGCAAGATAATAATGTAAAAAAGAAAAGTTATGTAAAGGGACTGCGTTATGAAGTTAAAGAGAATATAGCAAATGAAGCTGAAAATTCTCAGATTACAGTGGGATTTCAAGGTGTATCAGGTTCCTTTAGTGAAGAGGCATTGAATAATTATTTTGGAGAAAAGGTTTATACTTATAATTTTAATCATTTTGAAGAGGTATTTAAAGCATTAAAAGAGGGAAAAATAAAATATGGAATTTTACCAGTGGAAAATTCTTCTACTGGAAGTATTTCAGAAGTATACGATCTTCTTCATAAGTATGGTCTTTATATAGTAGCGGAAAAATGTATAAAAATTTCTCAACATTTAGTAGCAATGCAGGGAGCAAAACTTGAAGATATAGAAGAGGTTTATTCTCACCCGCAGGCATTTGAACAGAGTAGTGTATTTTTCAAGGATTATCCTGAATGGAAACTTATACCGTATTATAATACAGCTATAAGTGCTAAAATGGTATCTGATAGAAAAAATAAAAATATAGCAGCTGTAGCTAGTGAACGGGCAGCTCAGCTATATGATTTAAATGTAATTAAAAGAGATATCAATTATAATAATAGCAATTACACTAGATTCATAATTGTAGGTAAAGAATTGGAAATAGAAAAGGATTCAGATAAAATAAGTATAGTTATATCTATGCCTCACAAATCAGGAGCTCTTTATAGTATTTTAAGAAATTTTTCTGAAAGTAATTTAAATATGCTTATGATTCAATCCAGGCCTATAGAGGGAAAACCCTGGGATTACCTATTTTATATAGATTTTGAAGGAAATATAACTGAGAATAGAATAATGGATGCGGTGGAAGGAATAGAAGAGAAAAGTACATATTTTAGATTGCTTGGAAATTATAAATCAGATTCATTTATAGATATTAATATTGAAAAGAGGGGATAA
- the aroQ gene encoding type II 3-dehydroquinate dehydratase, producing MKVLVINGPNINFLGIREKSVYGTKNYQDLCDYIKLQSKKLGVQVEILQSNIEGEIIGYIQAAYKKYDGIIINPGAYTHYSIAIYDAIKSVSIKTVEVHISNIHSREEFRRKSVTAPACIGQICGFGFYGYIMAIMALLKEDEA from the coding sequence GTGAAAGTATTAGTGATTAATGGGCCTAATATTAATTTTTTGGGAATCAGAGAAAAGAGCGTTTATGGAACTAAAAATTATCAGGATTTATGTGATTACATAAAATTGCAATCTAAAAAATTGGGAGTTCAGGTTGAGATTTTACAGAGTAATATAGAAGGAGAAATAATAGGATATATACAGGCTGCCTATAAGAAGTATGATGGTATTATAATAAATCCTGGTGCATATACTCATTACAGTATAGCGATTTATGACGCTATTAAATCCGTTTCTATTAAAACTGTAGAAGTACATATAAGTAACATACATTCAAGAGAGGAATTTAGAAGAAAATCTGTTACAGCTCCAGCATGTATTGGTCAAATCTGTGGTTTTGGTTTTTATGGATATATAATGGCTATAATGGCATTGTTAAAGGAAGATGAGGCGTAA
- the nifH gene encoding nitrogenase iron protein encodes MTRKIAIYGKGGIGKSTTQQNTAAAMAHFYDKKVFIHGCDPKADSTRLILGGMPQKTLMDMLRDEGEEKITTENIVRVGYEDIRCVESGGPEPGVGCAGRGVITAIDLMEKNGAYTEDLDFVFFDVLGDVVCGGFAMPIRDGKAQEVYIVASGEMMAVYAANNICKGLVKYANQSGVRLGGIICNSRMVDLEREFIEEFAASIGTQMIHFMPRDNIVQKAEFNKQTVIEFDDTCNQAKEYGELARKIIENEMFVIPTPLKMDDLEAMVVKYGMTD; translated from the coding sequence ATGACAAGAAAAATCGCAATTTACGGTAAAGGTGGAATTGGTAAATCTACTACACAACAAAATACAGCAGCAGCAATGGCTCACTTCTATGATAAAAAGGTATTTATACATGGATGTGATCCAAAAGCAGATTCAACTCGTCTTATCCTTGGTGGCATGCCTCAGAAGACATTAATGGATATGCTTCGTGATGAAGGTGAAGAAAAAATTACTACTGAGAATATTGTAAGAGTAGGATATGAAGATATCAGATGTGTTGAATCAGGCGGTCCAGAACCAGGAGTAGGATGTGCAGGTCGTGGAGTTATAACAGCTATAGATCTTATGGAAAAAAATGGAGCTTATACAGAGGATTTAGATTTCGTATTCTTTGATGTACTTGGTGACGTTGTATGTGGCGGATTTGCAATGCCAATAAGAGATGGTAAAGCTCAAGAAGTTTATATAGTTGCATCAGGAGAAATGATGGCCGTATATGCAGCAAATAATATATGTAAAGGTCTTGTTAAATACGCAAATCAAAGTGGAGTTAGACTTGGTGGAATAATTTGTAACAGTCGTATGGTGGATTTAGAAAGAGAATTCATAGAAGAATTTGCTGCTTCTATAGGAACTCAAATGATTCACTTTATGCCTAGAGATAACATCGTTCAAAAAGCTGAATTTAACAAGCAAACAGTTATTGAATTTGACGATACATGTAATCAAGCAAAGGAATATGGAGAATTAGCAAGAAAAATAATAGAAAATGAAATGTTTGTTATTCCTACACCTCTTAAGATGGATGATTTAGAGGCTATGGTTGTAAAATATGGTATGACTGACTAA
- a CDS encoding shikimate kinase: MALRKNIVFIGMPGSGKTTIAKNISKRYGLQLYDTDEYIEKKEGKIISDIFKNGEEYFRKLETEAIKEISSKEAVVISTGGGVIKSSYNMKLLKRNGIIVFINRPLEYIIKDVDISNRPLLSQSRDNLHKLYKERYKLYKEYCDCEVINDKKLKITIDKVSDIIKEKLNL, from the coding sequence ATGGCTTTACGAAAGAATATAGTATTTATAGGAATGCCAGGTTCAGGAAAAACAACTATAGCTAAAAATATATCAAAGCGTTATGGATTACAATTGTATGATACTGATGAATATATAGAGAAAAAAGAAGGTAAAATCATATCGGATATATTTAAAAATGGAGAAGAATATTTTAGAAAACTTGAAACAGAAGCAATAAAAGAGATTAGCAGTAAAGAAGCTGTAGTTATATCTACTGGTGGAGGAGTTATAAAATCTTCTTATAATATGAAACTTTTAAAAAGAAATGGAATAATAGTATTTATAAATAGACCATTAGAATATATAATAAAGGATGTTGATATCTCTAATAGACCACTCTTAAGTCAGTCTAGAGATAATTTACATAAATTATATAAGGAAAGATATAAGCTGTATAAAGAGTATTGTGATTGTGAAGTTATAAATGATAAAAAATTAAAAATAACTATAGATAAAGTTTCAGATATAATAAAGGAAAAATTAAATTTATAA
- the aroE gene encoding shikimate dehydrogenase yields MTCLFGLIGEKLGHSVSPAIHSTIFHILEMDAEYKLFEIEKGYLKDGFKDLLKNGVKGLNVTIPYKVDIMSCLDEVSVQAEKIGAVNTVCFKENKIIGYNTDYYGFGRMLEKSHIESQNKKVVILGAGGAAKAVIQYFIDNSSKDIILVSRDKKKAAVNFKDIEIIDYEELKLLKSGDIIVNSTPCGMYPKVENSPVDENCVSKFSSAVDLIYNPKETLFLKFAKKRGIKAVNGLYMLVGQAVAAEELWNNITIEESVVDKIYDKFLKKQI; encoded by the coding sequence ATGACATGTTTATTTGGACTTATAGGGGAAAAATTAGGGCATAGTGTATCTCCAGCTATTCATTCTACTATTTTTCACATATTAGAGATGGATGCTGAGTATAAGTTATTCGAAATAGAAAAGGGATATCTTAAGGATGGATTTAAGGACCTGTTAAAAAATGGGGTAAAAGGTCTTAATGTCACTATACCCTATAAAGTAGATATTATGAGTTGTTTAGATGAGGTATCTGTCCAGGCGGAAAAAATAGGAGCTGTTAATACTGTATGTTTTAAAGAGAATAAAATTATTGGTTATAATACAGATTACTATGGATTTGGAAGGATGCTTGAAAAAAGCCATATAGAATCCCAAAATAAGAAAGTTGTAATTCTGGGGGCCGGTGGTGCAGCAAAAGCTGTTATACAATATTTTATAGACAACAGTTCTAAAGACATAATACTTGTAAGCAGAGATAAAAAAAAGGCTGCAGTAAATTTTAAAGATATAGAAATAATTGATTATGAAGAATTAAAACTTTTAAAATCAGGAGATATAATTGTAAATTCTACTCCTTGTGGAATGTATCCTAAAGTAGAGAATTCTCCTGTAGATGAAAATTGTGTAAGTAAGTTTTCATCAGCTGTAGATTTAATATATAATCCTAAAGAAACCTTATTCTTAAAATTTGCTAAAAAGAGAGGTATAAAAGCAGTTAATGGGTTATATATGTTAGTTGGTCAAGCTGTAGCTGCAGAGGAACTATGGAATAATATCACTATTGAGGAGTCTGTAGTAGATAAAATATATGACAAATTTTTAAAAAAACAAATATAA
- a CDS encoding glycine betaine ABC transporter substrate-binding protein, whose product MQEFFSFVVDRKLQIYDLIIQHIQLTLFSVIISILVGIPLGILIVKLNKLSTPVITIANIVQSIPSLALLGFLIPVLGIGSKPAIAMVVLYSLLPIVKNTFTGLTNINPSTVEAARGIGLTDNQILLKVRFPLAMPVIMSGIRISAVTAVGLMTIAAFIGAGGLGYLVFSGVQTVNNNMILAGAIPACILAIVLDFIISKVENIVTPIGIKASSRTSKKKPSITIAVIKKYKMAISIIVVICIIGGAAFGYYRNKNTIVVGSKNFNEQLILGNMIASLIEHNTNYKVDRKLNLGGTSVVFDSMKNHNVDLYVEYTGTGLVNIMNQKSVNDENKVYDIVKDYFHKNYKMEWMKPLGFNNTYVLAVKKDVADKYNLNSISDVAAVSSELNLGSTMEFANRSDGYLGLQKQYGLNFKTVKGLDGGLRYSALEKNETQVADAFSTDGLLKKFNLKTLKDDKNFFPPYYAATLIREDTLDKYPKLRPLLKKLEGQITDEDMRNLNYKVDNGEDSKLVAEEFLRSRNLIE is encoded by the coding sequence GTGCAAGAATTTTTTAGTTTTGTGGTTGATAGAAAATTACAAATATATGATTTAATTATTCAGCATATTCAATTAACGCTATTTTCAGTTATAATTTCTATATTAGTTGGAATTCCACTAGGAATATTAATAGTTAAATTAAACAAGTTATCTACTCCTGTTATAACTATAGCAAATATAGTTCAGTCCATTCCAAGTTTGGCATTACTAGGATTTTTAATACCAGTTCTTGGGATAGGCAGTAAACCAGCCATTGCTATGGTTGTCTTATATTCATTATTGCCTATTGTAAAAAATACTTTTACAGGACTTACAAATATTAATCCGTCAACTGTTGAGGCTGCAAGGGGAATTGGACTTACCGATAATCAGATACTATTAAAGGTTAGATTTCCTTTAGCTATGCCAGTTATAATGTCTGGAATAAGGATATCTGCAGTTACTGCAGTTGGTCTTATGACTATAGCTGCCTTTATTGGAGCAGGAGGGCTCGGTTATTTGGTATTCTCAGGAGTTCAGACTGTAAATAACAATATGATTTTAGCAGGAGCTATTCCGGCTTGTATTCTTGCTATTGTACTTGATTTTATTATTAGTAAAGTTGAAAATATAGTTACTCCTATAGGTATAAAAGCCTCTAGTAGAACAAGTAAAAAGAAACCATCTATTACTATAGCAGTTATTAAAAAATATAAGATGGCTATTTCTATAATAGTAGTTATATGCATAATTGGAGGAGCTGCATTTGGATATTACAGAAATAAAAATACTATAGTTGTAGGCTCTAAAAATTTTAATGAGCAATTAATATTGGGAAATATGATTGCTTCACTTATAGAACATAATACTAATTATAAAGTTGACAGAAAATTAAATTTAGGTGGTACTAGTGTTGTATTTGATTCTATGAAAAATCATAATGTAGATTTATATGTTGAATATACAGGTACAGGCCTTGTAAATATAATGAATCAAAAGTCAGTAAATGATGAAAATAAAGTATATGATATTGTAAAAGATTATTTTCATAAGAATTACAAAATGGAATGGATGAAGCCTTTAGGTTTCAATAATACTTATGTGTTAGCAGTGAAAAAAGATGTAGCTGATAAGTATAACTTAAATTCTATATCAGATGTAGCTGCAGTAAGTAGTGAATTGAATTTAGGTTCAACTATGGAGTTTGCAAATAGATCTGATGGATATCTTGGACTTCAAAAACAATATGGGTTGAATTTTAAAACAGTTAAGGGCTTAGATGGTGGTCTTAGATATTCTGCTTTAGAAAAAAATGAAACACAGGTAGCAGATGCCTTTTCAACGGATGGATTATTGAAGAAGTTTAATCTTAAAACATTAAAAGATGATAAAAATTTTTTTCCACCATATTATGCAGCCACTCTAATTAGAGAAGATACATTGGACAAATATCCAAAATTGAGACCTTTGTTGAAAAAACTTGAAGGGCAAATTACTGATGAAGACATGAGAAACCTTAATTACAAAGTTGATAATGGTGAGGATTCAAAATTAGTAGCAGAAGAGTTCCTGCGTAGTAGGAATTTAATTGAATAA
- a CDS encoding TrkA C-terminal domain-containing protein: MGSESIIKPVYQKIAIDIANRIVAGDFAVGDKLYGRSSLASQYNVSPETIRRATILLSDMGIVKVTKGSGIIVESVDNSLKFIDKFKDIDSLTSLKKEIIDLMTKKNQIEKSMDNVINELIDYSNRFNKSNPFVPFEFEIYAGLHIVGKAISEVKFWQNTGATIIAIRRNGKLILSPGPYTVFLENDVFIAIGDESTYYRTKQFLYKD, from the coding sequence ATGGGGAGTGAATCAATAATAAAACCTGTTTATCAAAAGATAGCAATTGATATTGCAAATAGAATAGTAGCAGGAGATTTTGCTGTAGGAGATAAGCTATATGGCAGGTCTTCTTTGGCGAGCCAATATAATGTATCTCCTGAAACCATAAGAAGAGCTACTATTCTTTTAAGTGATATGGGGATAGTAAAAGTTACAAAAGGCAGTGGGATAATAGTAGAATCTGTGGATAATTCTCTAAAATTCATTGATAAATTTAAGGATATAGATTCATTAACTTCTTTAAAAAAAGAAATTATAGATTTAATGACTAAAAAAAATCAAATAGAAAAGAGCATGGATAATGTTATAAATGAGCTAATTGATTATTCAAATAGATTTAACAAGAGTAATCCTTTTGTACCTTTTGAGTTTGAAATATATGCTGGCTTGCATATAGTAGGAAAGGCTATATCAGAGGTAAAGTTTTGGCAAAATACCGGAGCAACTATAATAGCTATAAGGCGTAACGGAAAGCTAATACTTTCACCGGGACCTTATACTGTATTTTTAGAAAATGATGTGTTTATCGCTATAGGCGATGAGAGTACCTATTATAGAACTAAACAATTTTTATATAAAGACTAA
- a CDS encoding helicase-related protein → MKIGAIERNFRKIKNQFAQTKNVINHSKLSGLWEHEASIRKKLKLLREFKHENLKDYDLVYEGYLSLLEYISRKLIEAYNNKNDTKFGFEDVLEEDYEGYLQSGIISVLITKHIPEIISEEFNRVFPSNPKDEYSAARRLKRKFYLHLGETNTGKTYNAMMRLKQCNKGIYLSPLRILALENYERLNSEGVKCSLITGEEEIIVEGAQHICCTIEKLDIKEIYDVAVIDEVQMIDDDQRGAAWTRAILGIQCNEIHVCGAYNASPLLLDIIEDCNDKYKLKRYIRDIPLKIDYRTFAYRDAEEGDALVAFSKKMVLNLAYYYSNMGIKASIIYGDLPPEVRKKQYEQFINKETKILITTDAIGMGVNLPIKRIVFMDIKKFDGNEMRYLKSQEVKQIAGRAGRKGIYDTGYVATYNKVQDFIRENLDIEDRIIEQAVVGPSEEILKIKELSLREKLALWKTKEEKLSYYRKMDVNEYLKVLDSIKVYRLEDKIQWRLLKIPFDVSNEDMLNAFLFYVDEIFVAKKHNISKPSCNLKELYDLEIFYQKINLYYSFSKAFNLEFDQEWVYENRIKVSDEINNILIKI, encoded by the coding sequence ATGAAGATTGGAGCTATTGAGAGGAATTTTAGAAAGATAAAGAATCAGTTTGCCCAAACAAAGAACGTGATAAATCATAGTAAATTAAGTGGACTTTGGGAACATGAAGCATCAATAAGAAAAAAACTTAAATTATTAAGAGAATTTAAGCATGAGAATTTAAAAGATTATGATTTAGTATATGAAGGTTATCTATCTTTGCTGGAGTACATATCAAGAAAGCTTATAGAAGCCTATAATAATAAAAATGATACTAAATTTGGGTTTGAAGATGTACTTGAGGAAGACTATGAAGGATATCTTCAATCAGGAATTATAAGCGTACTTATAACAAAACATATACCTGAAATTATATCTGAAGAATTCAATAGAGTGTTTCCGTCAAATCCAAAAGATGAATACAGTGCTGCAAGAAGGCTAAAGAGAAAATTTTATCTGCACTTAGGAGAAACAAATACAGGTAAAACTTATAATGCCATGATGAGGCTTAAACAGTGTAATAAAGGTATATATTTATCCCCGCTTAGAATATTGGCTCTTGAGAATTATGAAAGATTAAATAGTGAAGGTGTAAAATGCAGTCTTATAACAGGGGAAGAAGAAATAATAGTAGAAGGGGCACAGCATATATGTTGTACTATAGAAAAGCTGGATATAAAGGAAATTTATGATGTAGCTGTTATTGATGAAGTTCAGATGATAGATGATGATCAAAGGGGAGCTGCATGGACTAGGGCTATACTTGGAATTCAATGTAATGAAATTCATGTTTGCGGAGCATATAATGCAAGCCCTTTGCTGCTAGATATAATAGAAGATTGTAATGATAAATATAAACTTAAAAGATATATTAGAGATATACCGCTTAAGATAGATTATAGGACTTTTGCCTATAGAGATGCAGAGGAAGGGGATGCACTGGTAGCATTTTCAAAGAAAATGGTGCTGAATTTAGCTTATTATTATTCAAATATGGGCATAAAAGCTAGTATTATATATGGTGATTTACCTCCAGAGGTCAGAAAAAAACAATATGAGCAATTTATAAATAAAGAGACAAAGATTTTAATAACTACAGATGCAATAGGTATGGGAGTAAATCTTCCTATAAAGAGAATAGTTTTTATGGATATAAAAAAATTTGATGGAAATGAAATGAGATATTTAAAATCTCAAGAAGTGAAGCAAATAGCTGGGAGAGCTGGAAGAAAGGGGATATACGATACTGGTTATGTGGCAACTTATAATAAGGTTCAGGATTTTATAAGAGAGAATCTTGATATAGAAGATAGAATAATAGAACAGGCTGTTGTAGGACCTAGTGAGGAAATTTTAAAGATAAAAGAACTTTCTTTAAGAGAAAAGCTTGCTTTATGGAAAACGAAAGAAGAAAAATTGTCTTATTATAGAAAAATGGATGTAAATGAGTACTTAAAAGTACTAGACAGTATAAAAGTATATAGACTTGAAGATAAAATTCAGTGGAGACTTTTAAAAATTCCCTTTGATGTTTCTAATGAAGACATGCTTAATGCATTTTTATTTTATGTAGATGAAATTTTTGTGGCTAAAAAACATAATATATCTAAACCAAGCTGTAATTTAAAGGAATTATATGATTTAGAAATATTCTATCAGAAGATAAATCTCTATTATTCATTTTCTAAGGCATTTAATTTAGAATTTGATCAGGAATGGGTTTATGAAAATAGAATTAAAGTCAGTGATGAAATAAATAATATTCTCATAAAAATCTAA
- the aroC gene encoding chorismate synthase: MSGVWGKNIKLSIFGESHGKAIGITIDGLVPGIKLDIDYIKGEMERRMPGKNKLSTARKETDQFEILSGYFNDRTTGTPLCATIRNSDQHSKDYSKLKNLMRPGHADYTGNIRYRGFNDYRGGGHFSGRITAPLVFAGAVAKQVLAEKGIVIGSHIKSISDVEDNSFDKVNVEESLLKSLLKEEFPTINKEKGIEMRKLIIDAKGELDSVGGIVETAILNLPVGIGSPFFYSVESHLSHMIFSIPAVKGIEFGEGFDISKLRGSKANDEYYMENDNVKTNTNNNGGILGGITNGMPLIFRTAFKPTASIARLQHTIDIERHENAELEITGRHDPCIVQRAVPVVEAAAAISILDLMYDIK, translated from the coding sequence ATGAGTGGAGTGTGGGGTAAAAATATTAAACTTTCAATTTTTGGAGAATCTCATGGTAAAGCCATTGGAATTACTATAGATGGGCTTGTACCAGGGATTAAACTGGATATTGATTATATAAAAGGTGAAATGGAAAGAAGAATGCCTGGTAAGAATAAACTTTCTACTGCAAGAAAAGAAACAGACCAATTTGAAATTCTTTCAGGGTATTTTAATGATAGAACTACAGGAACCCCCTTATGCGCTACAATAAGAAATTCAGACCAGCATTCCAAGGATTATAGTAAGTTAAAGAATCTTATGCGTCCGGGACATGCGGATTATACAGGAAATATAAGATATAGAGGTTTTAATGATTATAGAGGCGGCGGACACTTCTCAGGTAGAATAACTGCACCGCTGGTATTTGCAGGGGCTGTAGCTAAACAAGTTTTGGCTGAAAAGGGAATAGTTATTGGAAGTCATATAAAGAGCATTAGTGATGTAGAAGATAACTCCTTTGATAAAGTTAATGTGGAAGAATCTCTTTTAAAGAGTTTGTTAAAAGAAGAATTTCCTACAATTAATAAGGAAAAGGGTATAGAGATGAGAAAACTAATAATAGATGCTAAAGGAGAATTAGATTCTGTAGGCGGAATAGTTGAAACAGCGATTTTAAATCTGCCTGTGGGCATTGGATCTCCCTTCTTTTATTCTGTGGAATCTCATCTATCTCACATGATCTTCTCTATACCAGCAGTAAAGGGAATTGAGTTTGGAGAAGGTTTTGATATATCTAAACTTAGAGGTTCAAAGGCAAATGATGAGTATTATATGGAAAATGATAATGTTAAAACCAATACTAACAACAATGGAGGAATACTGGGTGGTATAACAAATGGTATGCCTCTTATATTTAGAACAGCTTTTAAGCCAACAGCATCTATAGCTAGACTTCAACATACCATAGATATAGAAAGACATGAAAATGCGGAACTTGAAATAACAGGCAGACATGATCCTTGTATTGTGCAAAGAGCAGTACCAGTAGTAGAAGCTGCTGCAGCAATTTCTATATTAGATTTAATGTATGATATTAAATAG